The following are encoded in a window of Gramella sp. MT6 genomic DNA:
- a CDS encoding pyridoxal-phosphate dependent enzyme has product MHRTPVLTSHLINEITGADLYFKCENFQRMGAFKMRGATNAILNLSEEQKAKGVVTHSSGNFAQALSLAAKSLKVPAYIVMPDTAPEVKKAAVRTYGGEITECPSTLKDRERTADEIQQRTGATFIHPSNDMEVILGQGTAALELLEDQPDLEIVFCPVGGGGLIAGTALAVKYFGNDCKCIGGEPLEADDAWRSLISGKIEVNETANTVADGLKTQLGHINFPIILENVDEIIRVSEAEIKSALRLIWERMKIVVEPSSAVPLAAVIKEKKRFKNKKIGIIISGGNVDLTNLPF; this is encoded by the coding sequence ATTCATCGCACCCCGGTGCTTACATCTCATTTAATAAACGAGATCACTGGTGCAGATCTTTATTTTAAATGCGAGAATTTTCAACGAATGGGAGCATTTAAAATGCGTGGGGCTACGAACGCAATTCTCAATCTTTCTGAAGAACAAAAAGCTAAAGGTGTTGTTACCCACTCATCAGGAAATTTCGCCCAGGCACTTTCACTTGCCGCCAAAAGCTTGAAGGTACCTGCATATATAGTAATGCCCGATACCGCTCCAGAGGTAAAGAAAGCAGCAGTTAGAACATACGGTGGAGAAATCACGGAGTGTCCATCCACCCTAAAGGACCGGGAAAGAACGGCAGACGAAATTCAACAAAGAACCGGTGCGACTTTTATACATCCTTCAAATGATATGGAGGTAATCCTGGGACAGGGGACTGCAGCTCTCGAATTACTTGAAGACCAACCAGATCTTGAAATCGTCTTCTGCCCTGTTGGCGGAGGTGGCCTTATAGCAGGCACGGCATTAGCAGTAAAGTACTTTGGCAATGATTGTAAATGTATTGGTGGGGAACCTTTAGAAGCCGACGATGCCTGGCGTTCTCTAATAAGTGGAAAGATAGAAGTAAATGAAACTGCCAATACGGTTGCAGATGGTTTGAAAACTCAACTGGGACATATTAATTTTCCTATAATTCTGGAAAATGTTGATGAAATAATAAGAGTTTCAGAAGCAGAGATAAAATCTGCATTAAGACTCATCTGGGAACGTATGAAGATCGTTGTGGAGCCGTCCAGTGCAGTTCCCCTAGCAGCTGTTATTAAAGAGAAAAAGCGCTTTAAAAATAAAAAGATCGGCATTATTATTTCAGGAGGAAATGTTGATCTAACCAACCTCCCATTTTAA
- a CDS encoding DUF3857 domain-containing protein yields MSLARIMQIIMICLISSYAFSQKGEIKLANQPDWVKTIKSNESSENDEKNAGSFLYLLLDNQDHIDRKEFYRHRSLKVYNTEGIQEVSDVNISFDPTYQKVLIHNVDIIRDGKTLNKLEMDKVQLVQRETNMERHLYDGSLSAIINISDVRVNDIINYSYTIVGSNPVHHGKYQSSYYLNYTIPLKKIYYRVAISKDEPLFYRTFNTDLKPEISVKNNLKNYSFEIQDPEIVKYESNTPGWYDSNAYVQFSQFKNWKEVVDNYYNYYTVSKSTSNWLKNKSNKTLTPRYDDSISPIIDFVQDEIRYLGFEGGLNSHAPSDPKEVFERRYGDCKDKSLLLSELLRLKGIEANPVLVNSYNGKEISEKLPSPGLFDHCIVQVKIGDEIKYIDPTISSQGANINFRYFPDYRYGLVLSKNSTEIIELPKPDIKPVEIFETLKINSIGGDATLSVSTTYYGAEADARRREFNESTLDEIQDRYLEFYSSLYPDIKAQDEIMYDDFRDMESKFIVTEKYLIDSLWTAEPQNDKNIIAEIYPLSLDTHLFPAEDRNRKMPYHLDQNLNINHQITVILPEEWNIEPDNIEIKNEYFEYSNSIVPSDRKFVVTHNYKNLKDHVRPEDYDDFISDIKKAQEHLNYYLTYNTLFAQAENSSKISWASVFIILFTITLGTIVCYKIYHNYDIPAKVPEISYRDGIGGWLSLLSIGLVLSPIFIFIEFFGTEDFLSPKVWYLWSSGFPEMTLLIIFELISNSLVLVLSIFVLIIFFKRRTIAPKITAIYLSSTLFLLIFDTVITFQIAPDMHSQAEISESYSEIGKSLIRVLIWVPYLLVSKRVKETFVVNLHNKKAEYSEELEDPILSLKE; encoded by the coding sequence CCAGATTGGGTAAAGACTATAAAATCCAACGAAAGTTCAGAAAATGATGAGAAAAACGCAGGAAGTTTTCTCTATTTACTTCTGGATAACCAGGATCATATAGACCGGAAAGAATTCTACCGCCACCGCAGTTTAAAGGTTTACAATACCGAAGGAATCCAGGAAGTTAGTGATGTGAACATAAGCTTCGACCCCACCTATCAAAAGGTACTTATTCATAATGTTGATATCATAAGAGATGGTAAAACATTAAATAAACTGGAAATGGACAAAGTCCAGCTGGTCCAGAGAGAAACTAATATGGAAAGGCATCTATACGATGGGAGTCTTTCTGCAATAATCAATATTTCAGACGTAAGAGTTAATGATATCATTAATTATTCCTATACGATCGTAGGCTCCAACCCTGTGCATCACGGTAAATATCAGAGTTCCTATTATCTCAACTACACAATTCCTCTCAAGAAGATTTATTACCGGGTTGCAATTTCCAAGGATGAACCTCTTTTTTACCGCACCTTCAATACAGATCTCAAACCAGAAATTTCGGTAAAGAATAACCTGAAAAATTACAGTTTCGAAATTCAGGATCCAGAAATCGTAAAGTATGAATCCAATACTCCAGGCTGGTATGATAGTAATGCCTATGTTCAATTTTCGCAATTCAAAAACTGGAAAGAAGTAGTAGACAACTACTACAATTATTACACAGTTTCAAAATCGACAAGTAACTGGTTAAAAAATAAATCTAACAAGACACTGACTCCCAGGTATGATGACAGTATAAGTCCTATTATAGACTTTGTTCAGGATGAAATAAGATATTTAGGATTTGAAGGAGGTCTCAATTCCCATGCTCCAAGTGATCCAAAAGAGGTTTTTGAAAGGAGATATGGAGATTGCAAAGACAAGTCCCTTTTGTTAAGCGAATTGCTTCGTTTAAAAGGGATCGAGGCCAATCCCGTGTTGGTTAATTCATATAATGGAAAGGAAATAAGTGAGAAGTTACCATCTCCAGGTCTATTTGATCATTGCATTGTTCAGGTTAAAATTGGAGACGAGATTAAATATATTGATCCAACTATTAGTTCCCAGGGAGCAAATATTAATTTCAGATATTTTCCCGATTATCGTTATGGCCTGGTTTTAAGTAAAAACAGCACCGAAATTATTGAATTACCGAAACCTGATATAAAGCCGGTAGAAATTTTCGAAACCCTAAAGATAAATAGTATAGGTGGTGATGCCACCTTAAGCGTTTCCACTACATACTATGGGGCTGAAGCCGATGCCAGGCGCCGTGAATTTAATGAAAGCACTTTAGATGAGATACAAGACAGGTATCTCGAATTTTATTCTTCATTATATCCAGATATTAAGGCACAAGATGAGATCATGTATGATGATTTCAGGGATATGGAAAGTAAATTTATAGTTACTGAAAAGTACCTCATAGATAGCCTTTGGACTGCCGAACCTCAAAATGATAAAAATATTATTGCTGAGATTTATCCTCTTTCCCTGGATACACATCTTTTTCCTGCAGAGGACAGAAATAGAAAAATGCCTTATCATCTAGACCAAAACCTGAATATAAACCATCAAATCACGGTAATCTTACCAGAAGAATGGAACATTGAGCCCGATAATATCGAGATAAAAAATGAATATTTTGAATATTCAAATTCTATTGTCCCTTCAGATCGAAAGTTTGTAGTTACACATAATTATAAAAACCTAAAAGATCACGTTAGGCCTGAGGATTATGACGATTTTATAAGCGATATAAAAAAGGCCCAAGAACATTTAAATTATTACCTAACCTATAACACCTTATTCGCGCAGGCAGAAAATAGTTCTAAAATTAGCTGGGCATCCGTATTTATTATCCTTTTCACGATCACTCTCGGAACCATTGTGTGCTATAAAATATACCACAACTACGATATACCGGCAAAGGTTCCCGAAATAAGTTATCGTGATGGCATTGGTGGATGGCTTTCGCTATTATCTATAGGATTAGTACTCTCCCCCATTTTTATATTCATTGAATTTTTTGGAACAGAAGATTTTTTAAGTCCGAAGGTATGGTATCTGTGGAGCTCTGGTTTTCCAGAAATGACCTTACTTATAATATTTGAATTAATTTCAAATTCACTGGTCCTGGTGTTGTCCATTTTTGTATTGATAATCTTTTTTAAAAGAAGAACCATTGCTCCAAAAATTACCGCGATATATCTGAGTTCGACCTTATTTCTTCTCATTTTCGATACAGTTATCACTTTTCAAATTGCACCGGATATGCACTCTCAGGCAGAAATTTCTGAGAGCTATTCTGAAATTGGAAAAAGCTTAATCAGGGTCTTAATATGGGTGCCATATCTCCTAGTTTCAAAAAGGGTCAAAGAGACCTTTGTGGTGAATCTTCATAACAAAAAAGCTGAATACTCTGAAGAATTAGAAGATCCAATTTTATCACTTAAGGAATAA
- a CDS encoding glyoxylate/hydroxypyruvate reductase A, translating to MSVLIVCPGKDPENWVNALKNQHPGMNIYVYPEDHDNEEVEFALTWNHPRGLFKNYPNLRVIASMGAGVDHILSDDALPEGVEITKVVDETLTEDMGDFVLSQVMNHIRGLHHYVKAQKEKKWEKFQYKRPQDTKVGIMGLGVLGNEVADKLHKNYFNVYGWSRTEKSCDHVTSFHGKDQLEDFLHNSEILVCLLPLTEETENILNADLFDMLPEGAYVINVARGEHLVEHDLMEMIDNGHLSGASLDVFREEPLPEDHPFWDHPKINITPHIASLTKPESVAGQIAENYDRMKDEEPLKNKVELDKGY from the coding sequence ATGTCAGTATTGATTGTATGTCCGGGGAAGGATCCGGAAAATTGGGTAAATGCATTAAAGAATCAGCATCCGGGGATGAACATATATGTTTATCCCGAAGATCATGATAATGAAGAAGTAGAGTTCGCTCTCACTTGGAATCACCCACGAGGATTATTCAAAAATTATCCTAACCTTAGAGTAATTGCAAGTATGGGAGCAGGAGTAGATCATATTCTTAGCGACGATGCCTTACCGGAAGGAGTTGAGATCACTAAAGTGGTAGATGAAACCCTTACCGAGGATATGGGAGACTTTGTTTTGAGCCAGGTGATGAACCATATTAGAGGGCTGCACCATTATGTAAAAGCCCAGAAGGAAAAGAAATGGGAGAAATTTCAATATAAAAGACCTCAGGATACCAAAGTAGGGATCATGGGCCTCGGAGTTTTGGGTAATGAAGTAGCAGATAAACTTCATAAAAATTATTTCAACGTATATGGTTGGTCCAGAACAGAGAAGTCTTGTGACCATGTGACCAGTTTTCACGGAAAAGATCAACTTGAAGATTTCCTTCATAATTCAGAAATTCTGGTTTGTTTATTACCTTTAACTGAAGAAACTGAAAATATCCTGAATGCAGATCTATTTGATATGCTGCCAGAAGGAGCTTACGTGATCAATGTTGCCAGAGGCGAACACCTGGTAGAACACGATCTCATGGAGATGATAGATAATGGTCATCTTTCAGGCGCTTCTTTAGATGTTTTCAGAGAAGAACCATTACCGGAGGACCACCCGTTTTGGGATCATCCGAAGATCAACATTACCCCCCACATTGCCAGTTTAACGAAACCTGAGTCTGTTGCCGGCCAGATTGCCGAAAATTATGACAGAATGAAAGATGAGGAACCTCTTAAAAACAAGGTAGAGCTGGATAAAGGTTATTGA
- a CDS encoding universal stress protein, with protein MDNLKNIMVAVDFNDSIGELMVYADTLAEKFGSKVWVLHVADPEPDFVGYEPGPQYIRDIKAEEYREEHHNLQEVCKNFLSEDTNKEALLIQGSTVETVVEEAKKLNIDMLIVGTHKHSFLHNLLQESVSMELIKKAEIPILTIPIDE; from the coding sequence ATGGATAATTTAAAAAATATCATGGTGGCTGTCGATTTTAATGATAGCATTGGGGAGTTAATGGTCTATGCCGATACCCTCGCTGAAAAATTTGGTTCTAAAGTATGGGTCTTACATGTGGCAGATCCCGAACCCGATTTTGTAGGTTATGAACCCGGGCCACAATATATTCGTGATATTAAAGCAGAAGAATACCGTGAAGAACATCATAATCTTCAAGAGGTCTGCAAAAATTTCCTGAGTGAAGACACCAATAAAGAAGCCTTATTAATACAGGGTTCTACCGTAGAAACCGTTGTGGAAGAAGCAAAGAAGCTAAATATAGATATGCTTATTGTGGGGACCCATAAACATAGTTTTCTCCATAATCTTTTGCAGGAAAGTGTATCCATGGAATTGATCAAAAAAGCTGAAATTCCAATACTTACCATTCCCATAGACGAATAA
- a CDS encoding DinB family protein gives MNKDKRLENWLRGKIDGVPDLLQPAAHALLQTKEEASIYLEDFPSHLLWEKPAGRASVGFHLQHITGVTNRLITYAKGHQLDDEQLNYLKREGIPDHDLSLSVLLENLNNSIDEAIEYLKVLQNEDLTRKVEIGRKKIESTLIGVLFHAAEHSQRHIGQMLVTISVVKAG, from the coding sequence ATGAATAAGGACAAAAGATTGGAAAACTGGTTGAGGGGAAAAATAGATGGAGTTCCAGACCTGCTTCAGCCGGCAGCACACGCTCTGCTTCAAACAAAGGAAGAAGCATCGATCTATCTTGAGGATTTTCCATCTCACCTTCTTTGGGAAAAACCGGCAGGGAGAGCTTCGGTGGGTTTCCATCTTCAGCATATTACCGGTGTTACCAACCGACTTATCACCTATGCTAAGGGACATCAATTAGATGATGAGCAGTTGAATTATTTAAAAAGGGAGGGTATTCCTGATCATGATCTAAGCCTTTCTGTCCTTCTTGAAAATCTGAACAATTCTATAGATGAAGCAATAGAATATCTTAAGGTTTTGCAGAATGAGGACCTAACAAGAAAGGTTGAAATTGGTAGAAAAAAGATTGAATCTACTTTAATAGGTGTTTTATTTCATGCCGCGGAACATTCCCAAAGGCATATTGGCCAGATGCTGGTAACCATATCTGTAGTTAAAGCGGGATAA
- a CDS encoding acyl-CoA dehydrogenase family protein, giving the protein MSLFKKVRNTINLLKSVDMDQLAKINEKIDLADAMKTLGKLDDRQLAGLMKMLKTKRKKGQHDLPPIDGDFYNLDLKLTEEQREIQLKVRNFMEDEIKPLVNEYWKKDQFPFEVIGKFRDLNIVGVPYEGYGCPNLPFLMEGIIAQEIARVDVSISTFFGVHSGLAMGSIYLCGSEEQKQEWLPKMQKMEKIGAFGLTEPNVGSGVAGGLETTCKFDGENWVLNGQKKWIGNATFADVTIIWARDLDSNQVKGFLVRKENPGFKTEKIKDKMALRIVQNAIITLTDCKIPEGDRLQNANSFKDTANVLRMTRAGVAWQAVGCARGAYESALKYTKKREQFGRPIASFQLIQNHLVEMLSNLTAMQTLCFRLSEMQDQELLTDEHASLAKVYCSMRMRDVVSRAREVLGGNGILLEYDVARFVADAEAIYSYEGTKEINSLIVGRAITGYSAFVS; this is encoded by the coding sequence ATGTCTTTATTTAAAAAAGTAAGAAACACGATCAACCTTCTAAAGTCGGTTGACATGGATCAATTGGCCAAGATCAACGAAAAGATAGATCTGGCAGACGCAATGAAAACTTTAGGGAAATTAGACGACCGTCAATTGGCCGGATTGATGAAAATGTTAAAAACAAAACGTAAAAAGGGTCAACATGACCTCCCTCCCATCGATGGTGATTTTTATAATCTGGACCTGAAATTGACCGAGGAACAGCGTGAAATTCAATTGAAAGTGCGCAATTTCATGGAAGATGAAATTAAACCTCTGGTAAACGAATACTGGAAAAAAGACCAGTTTCCTTTTGAGGTAATTGGAAAGTTCCGGGATCTAAATATTGTTGGAGTTCCTTATGAAGGATACGGTTGTCCAAATCTGCCATTTTTAATGGAAGGGATCATCGCACAGGAAATTGCACGTGTAGATGTTTCCATTTCAACATTTTTTGGTGTCCACAGTGGTTTAGCTATGGGCTCTATTTATCTGTGTGGAAGTGAGGAACAGAAACAGGAATGGCTTCCGAAGATGCAGAAAATGGAAAAGATCGGCGCCTTTGGTCTTACCGAACCAAATGTGGGATCGGGAGTCGCCGGCGGACTTGAGACTACCTGCAAGTTTGATGGAGAGAACTGGGTATTGAACGGTCAGAAAAAATGGATCGGGAATGCCACTTTCGCCGATGTTACCATTATCTGGGCAAGAGATCTGGATTCTAACCAGGTGAAAGGGTTTTTGGTAAGAAAGGAAAATCCAGGTTTTAAAACTGAAAAGATCAAAGATAAAATGGCGCTAAGAATTGTTCAGAATGCCATTATTACTTTAACAGATTGTAAAATTCCCGAAGGCGACAGGCTTCAGAATGCGAATTCTTTTAAAGACACTGCTAATGTTCTAAGAATGACCAGAGCGGGAGTCGCCTGGCAGGCAGTTGGATGTGCCAGAGGAGCCTATGAAAGCGCATTGAAATACACTAAAAAAAGGGAACAATTTGGAAGACCTATTGCTTCTTTCCAATTGATCCAAAATCATTTAGTTGAAATGCTTTCAAACCTTACCGCAATGCAAACCCTGTGTTTCCGACTTTCAGAAATGCAGGATCAGGAACTACTTACAGATGAACACGCCAGTCTGGCTAAAGTTTATTGTAGTATGAGAATGCGCGATGTGGTAAGCAGGGCCAGGGAAGTTCTTGGTGGTAACGGAATTTTATTAGAATATGACGTAGCTCGTTTTGTGGCAGATGCTGAAGCGATCTATAGTTATGAAGGAACAAAAGAAATTAATTCACTCATTGTTGGGCGGGCCATAACTGGCTATAGCGCCTTTGTAAGTTAA